One Candidatus Izemoplasmatales bacterium DNA segment encodes these proteins:
- the plsY gene encoding glycerol-3-phosphate 1-O-acyltransferase PlsY → MDFALLVIAYLLGSIPFSLILGLLFKGRDIRKYGSGNLGTTNAFRVFGRPIGFAVLAADTLKSGLIVFLILHTRLFEGQELFHPLVYGVAGVFGHCFPVWLRFRGGKGVASSFGLLLAYEPLLALGLLGVFLVAEYLTRYVSVSSTVGALAAVLFVTLRHVLWKPDLALVVATAAVTAVIVVRHRANYRRLRAGTENKVHLFDLLDRIFKKAS, encoded by the coding sequence ATGGATTTCGCTCTCCTCGTCATCGCCTATCTGCTCGGCTCGATTCCGTTCTCGCTGATCCTCGGACTGCTCTTCAAGGGCAGGGACATCCGCAAGTACGGCAGCGGGAATCTCGGCACCACGAACGCCTTCCGCGTCTTCGGCCGCCCGATCGGCTTCGCCGTCCTCGCCGCGGATACGCTGAAAAGCGGACTGATCGTCTTTCTCATCCTGCATACGCGCCTGTTCGAAGGGCAGGAGCTCTTCCATCCGCTCGTCTACGGCGTCGCCGGCGTCTTCGGGCACTGCTTCCCGGTCTGGCTCCGGTTCCGCGGCGGGAAGGGCGTCGCCTCGTCGTTCGGACTATTGCTTGCGTACGAACCCCTGCTCGCCCTCGGTCTCCTCGGCGTCTTCCTTGTTGCGGAGTACCTGACGCGCTACGTCTCGGTCTCCTCGACCGTCGGCGCGCTGGCGGCGGTGCTGTTCGTGACCCTCAGGCATGTCCTCTGGAAACCCGACCTCGCGCTGGTCGTCGCGACCGCCGCGGTGACGGCCGTCATCGTGGTCCGCCACCGCGCGAACTACCGCCGCCTCCGGGCCGGC